The window CGGGCAGGAGAAGTCATTTATACAATTGAAGAATTAAAGTCAATTACAGATATCTATCATCAGGCAGGAAAAAGGATTGGAGCGCACGTAGCTGGGGAAGAAGGAATCAGGTTGGCTTTGGATGCGGGGATTGATGTTCTTCACCATGCACACGGCATCACAGATGAACTAATTGAAAAAGCGGCAACACAGAACGTTTCTGTTGTTACCACACCAATGGGCGGCACTCATTTGGAACCTAATTCCCCGGAAAATATATTGTCACTTGTTAAAAGCAATATTCCGGTTTCCATTTCAACAGACTCTTACCTGCCCCCTTATCCAGGAACCACATGGCTCCCTTTTCATGACAGTAAAATGCAGGGCCCTGACAACTTGATGTTAATCGCCCATCCAGCTATGAAACTCCTAGAAGAAAATAATTATGAGGAAAATGAAATTCTTGCACTATTGACAACCAATCCAGCCAAAATACTGGGGAAAGAAAGCAAATACGGAAGTCTTGAAACAGGAAAAGACGCCAACTTCCTCGTAGCAGAAGGCATTCCCGGACTCCAGATAACAGATGTGGAAGAGATTAAAAAGGTGTTTTATAAAGGTGTTATGGTCATTGAGAGAAAATAGCGCTGATAGAAACCTAATAGTGCAAACGAATTGTGAAAGTAAAGAGTTCCGTTTTGAGTTGCTTTTCTAAAAATATGCACCAAAGTGACAGTCCTTTTGACATCTCAATTGGCATATAAAAAAGCAAAACTCACCTCCAAAAAAACTGTACTCTGCTGCAAGGCCGCCATGTCTCCTATCAATCCCATCATCAAGCCGGCGGGAATCATGGAAAACAGCGGCCTTTCCTAATGCCTTATTTCATCCGCACTAGCTGATCTAACACTTCCGCAATATCACCGTCGATACCAATGGATTTTGAAGCAATTACATCTGGAATAAAAAGCTCGCTGCCTCTATTAAAAGTAATATAGGTTGCATTTTCCTCTAAGCTAGTTAAATTCATAAATGGGGCTTTAATCAATTGGTTTCTTGCACCTACACCTAATTCCAGCAGGGCTAACTTTCTACCATGAGCATTATCGATAAAATCCTGATAAGCCTGATAGCTTGTTTGCCAAGACTGGCCTCTTAGAAAATTCCGATCGACTTCGACATGGACTTGCATTGGGCCGCCACACTCTGGACACTTAGGAATAAGATCCAGAGGGACTTTTCCATTCTCTTGGTGTTGGGCCATTTTACTCAATATTTTGTCACCTTGATAAATTCGATTATGGCAACCATTAGAACATTGCAAATACCGGCTATTACCCTCTATTTCGAAAAGGCGTTCCTTTTGAAATCCTGCAAGTGTAAAATGAGAATCTGTATTAGAGGTAACCACAAAATAATTTTTATCCTTCACCAGTTCATAAAGGTTCTTCATAACAGGACTAGCTTCCTTGTTGTTTAAAAAGTAGGCGTACATACGGCTGAAAAATGCCCACTTTTCTTCCTCGGAAGGATATGGATAAAATGAACCCTGTAGGATACTACGAAAACCATACTTTTTACGAAAGTCACCGAAATGTTCCAGAAAGGACGAATCCTCTGCAAAAATATTATAACCTTCCGAAATGGCGAGGCCGTTACTTGCGCCTATTACAATGCTGTCAGCCTTCTTGATTTTGCTTAAAACCTCTTGATACTTCTCTTCCATATAAACCTCCATTTTTTTCGAAATTGTGTAATGCGAAGCCGTATTGCTCATTACTTATCCAATATCTACATCTCATTTTTCTCTTTTGTTCAAAGCATCTTGTAATACCACGGCAATATCTTTATGAATTGCGAGTCCCTTATCCTTCAGTTCCCTTGGCAACAATGCATCCTTTGGATTGATGGTAATGTAGTATGCATCGGGCCAACTGTAAGTCATGTTCCAGAAGGGTTCTTTGATGAACATCGGTGTCATTGTGCCAACACCTAATTCCAGAAAGAGAACCTTTTTATCTTTGTTTTTTATAAGAAACTCATTGTATTTTATTAATTCATTTCTGTAAGAGCTACCTTCCAGAAATACATAAGAGCGCACCCATGGTTCCATTTCCTGCCCGCACTTTGGACAGAATGGAATTAACTCTGTTGGAATTCTGGTTCCATCTATGTTTGCATACATGGTCTCGACTTGCTCTTTATTAAAATAAACCTGATCATGGCAACGGGAGCCGCATTGAAAATAACGCAAATCCCCTTGAATTGGGGAAACTTTCTCTTCAGGAAAAGTTTTGGAAAACTGTGCGTCTTGATTCGTTGTAACAATGAAATAGT is drawn from Bacillus sp. FJAT-18017 and contains these coding sequences:
- a CDS encoding NAD-dependent protein deacetylase, with product MLTQQYQDNIDTLLEKIESADAIVVGGAAGMSEAIGHSFYHTDENFLKHFGKFADKYGIKNLFEGFYYRFSTREERWAYLATEIKFIYDAEAGHPYLDLSQLLQGKNYFIVTTNQDAQFSKTFPEEKVSPIQGDLRYFQCGSRCHDQVYFNKEQVETMYANIDGTRIPTELIPFCPKCGQEMEPWVRSYVFLEGSSYRNELIKYNEFLIKNKDKKVLFLELGVGTMTPMFIKEPFWNMTYSWPDAYYITINPKDALLPRELKDKGLAIHKDIAVVLQDALNKREK
- a CDS encoding amidohydrolase family protein, whose translation is MDQPYLVRAKKIVTVSHAGTIHDGAMAIMDGKILEVGKWNEIRKRYPELPVQDYSDLVITPSLVDCHTHLLEFAPSSLYPVTQVTHFLAGKAILFKALSSGITALGEQVCGHPLCNFSMADYKNAVQGLPLDVTFAATSISIGFEQMAHFTSVTQSRPVNQRTLSSPDLVKKIAAESEYPGENIFINATPANFTADQVPRAGEVIYTIEELKSITDIYHQAGKRIGAHVAGEEGIRLALDAGIDVLHHAHGITDELIEKAATQNVSVVTTPMGGTHLEPNSPENILSLVKSNIPVSISTDSYLPPYPGTTWLPFHDSKMQGPDNLMLIAHPAMKLLEENNYEENEILALLTTNPAKILGKESKYGSLETGKDANFLVAEGIPGLQITDVEEIKKVFYKGVMVIERK
- a CDS encoding Sir2 family NAD-dependent protein deacetylase, which codes for MEEKYQEVLSKIKKADSIVIGASNGLAISEGYNIFAEDSSFLEHFGDFRKKYGFRSILQGSFYPYPSEEEKWAFFSRMYAYFLNNKEASPVMKNLYELVKDKNYFVVTSNTDSHFTLAGFQKERLFEIEGNSRYLQCSNGCHNRIYQGDKILSKMAQHQENGKVPLDLIPKCPECGGPMQVHVEVDRNFLRGQSWQTSYQAYQDFIDNAHGRKLALLELGVGARNQLIKAPFMNLTSLEENATYITFNRGSELFIPDVIASKSIGIDGDIAEVLDQLVRMK